In Pieris napi chromosome 2, ilPieNapi1.2, whole genome shotgun sequence, the following proteins share a genomic window:
- the LOC125058285 gene encoding sodium/calcium exchanger regulatory protein 1-like: MEFVDKKYKMVSSENFDDFLKTIGVGLITRKAANAVTPTVELKKDGDNFVLVTSSTFKTTEMKFKPGEEFDEERADGAKVKTTCTFEGNTLKQVQKSADGVEITYLREFGPEEMKAVMTAKDVTCTRVYKIQ, translated from the exons atGGAGTTTGTAGACAAGAAATACAAAATGGTCTCTTCAGAGAACTTCGATGATTTTCTGAAGACGATTG GTGTTGGTCTGATCACCCGTAAAGCGGCGAACGCTGTCACCCCAACAGTGGAATTGAAGAAGGATGGTGACAACTTTGTCCTGGTGACCTCATCCACTTTTAAGACCACGGAGATGAAGTTCAAACCTGGGGAAGAATTCGATGAGGAGCGCGCTGATGGTGCTAag GTTAAGACAACGTGTACTTTCGAAGGCAACACCCTGAAACAGGTGCAGAAGTCAGCAGATGGCGTGGAGATCACCTACCTTAGGGAATTTGGGCCCGAAGAAATGAAAGCT GTTATGACTGCCAAGGATGTCACCTGCACCAGAGTGTACAAAATACAATAA
- the LOC125058267 gene encoding DNA cross-link repair 1A protein-like isoform X2 — MQSGNWRKFNSTLSRTSLSLKRFNVGTKHKENRKKDKENVILKCNITTQSIANKQNLSFSIIEDLNCTKDSTTELSCDDTLYDITNNLHTTAYSKLKNINNNYSKMTTKDIIEVFKCEKGIATDKSKQLKRSAVSDNIEKKKAKLSPPAIEENKILILNTSDRKKLSDVIVQPTNYKLIKEKIKERNKLVAATRNSLKSYGLRNGNNLKQQCINSYFSCRSKVSDVASDKKNGANLTRQKIAHNASHDMSKNLCITATRQDVAQPSKKKNEIVKTPRKLSHRSMSPRMETREDLQPPKLKNERVGSYSPRKVVESIQFNLPTKSRSNKTSTVTKVIPHYKIVAGTHFAVDAFCYGEIANVKHYFLTHFHSDHYSGLKKSFNKMLFCSKITADLCISRLGVPVKCIHIMNVDEPIKIDGVEVTAIDANHCPGAIMLIFTLPSGKSMLHTGDFRASPIMESYPVFWNKDIHTVYLDTTYCNPRYDFPTQDESLEMALYHLRQKKAALETAKKKFSSVLIVCGTYTIGKEKFFLGMARRVGCTVWACPEKDRVLQAVEGRSFSHAPPQSCQLHVVPMRDLTHEKLRSYLDSLQGAFSEIVAFKPSGWENGRNSCVEKDSVTIHGIPYSEHSSFSEMIRFVKFLKPKQVIPTVDITGGIKAVQKYFPCPLIYKEDLQNQSKLTDYISIQCRHQPAIT; from the exons ATGCAAAGTGGAAATTGGCggaaattt AATTCTACACTAAGTCGCACCTCATTATCACTGAAAAGATTTAATGTTGGAACCAAGCATAAAGAAAACCGAAAGaag GACAAAGAAAATGTGATACttaaatgcaatataacaactCAAAGTAtagcaaataaacaaaatcttagtttttctattataGAAGATTTAAACTGTACTAAAGATTCAACTACAGAATTAAGTTGCGATGACACATTATAtgatataacaaataatttacacaCAACTGCTTATAGTAAACTTAagaatatcaataataattattctaaaatgaCTACAAAAGACATTATTGaagtttttaaatgtgaaaaaGGGATAGCCACAGAcaaatcaaaacaattaaaaagatcAGCAGTTTCTGACAAcatagaaaagaaaaaagcAAAATTGTCACCTCCAGCcatagaagaaaataaaattcttattttgaACACAAGTGATAGAAAAAAACTGTCAGATGTCATAGTTCAGccaacaaattataaattgattaaagAGAAAATTAAAGAGAGAAATAAACTTGTAGCTGCTACGAGGAACTCTCTTAAATCTTATGGACTGAGGAATGGGAATAATCTAAAACAACAGTGTATCAATTCATATTTTAGTTGTCGGTCAAAAGTGTCGGATGTGGCGTCAGATAAAAAGAATGGTGCAAATTTAACAAGGCAGAAAATTGCACATAATGCGTCGCATGACATGAGTAAGAATTTGTGTATCACTGCGACGAGACAAGATGTTGCCCAGCCGAGTAAAAAGAAGAATGAAATTGTCAAGACACCAAGGAAACTTTCACATAGGTCCATGTCTCCTCGAATGGAGACAAGAGAAGATCTCCAACCGCCTAAATTAAAGAATGAGAGGGTTGGGTCCTATTCACCGAGAAAAGTTGTTGAGTCTATACAGTTCAATTTACCAACAAAGTCAAGatcaaataaaacatcaaCTGTCACCAAAGTTATACCACACTATAAAATTGTAGCAG ggACACATTTTGCAGTCGACGCATTTTGTTACGGCGAGATCGCGAATGTGAAACATTATTTCTTAACTCATTTTCATTCTGATCACTATTCGGGGCTAAAAAAAAGCTTTAACAAAATGCTGTTTTGTTCGAAAATTACag CGGATTTATGCATATCACGATTAGGAGTTCCCGTGAAATGTATTCATATAATGAACGTTGATGAGCCAATTAAAATTGATGGGGTCGAAGTTACAGCCATTGATGCGAACCA TTGCCCTGGTGCAATAATGTTAATCTTCACACTGCCTAGTGGCAAAAGCATGCTACACACTGGCGACTTTAGGGCTTCACCGATAATGGAATCCTATCCCGTTTTCTGGAATAAAGATATCCATACTGTATATCTGGATACAAC GTACTGCAACCCTAGATATGATTTCCCTACACAAGATGAAAGTTTGGAAATGGCGTTATACCACCTTCGACAAAAGAAGGCGGCCCTGGAAACGGCCAAGAAGAAGTTCTCGTCTGTCCTTATCGTTTGCGGGACCTATACGATTG GTAAGGAGAAATTCTTTTTGGGAATGGCGCGTCGTGTGGGTTGTACTGTATGGGCTTGTCCAGAGAAGGACCGAGTCCTCCAAGCAGTGGAGGGGCGTAGCTTTAGCCACGCTCCACCGCAATCGTGCCAACTTCATGTAGTTCCTATGAGAGATCTTACGCATgag AAGCTACGGAGCTATTTGGACAGCTTGCAAGGGGCGTTTTCAGAAATAGTCGCGTTTAAGCCAAGCGGTTGGGAGAATGGAAGGAACTCGTGCGTCGAAAAGGACTCTGTTACGATACatg GTATACCATACAGTGAACATTCAAGTTTCTCCGAAATGATTCGCTTTGTTAAGTTTTTGAAACCAAAGCAAGTGATTCCAACTGTCGACATTACTGGCGGCATCAAGGCTGTGCAG AAATACTTTCCGTGCCCCCTGATATACAAGGAAGATTTGCAGAATCAGAGCAAACTGACGGATTACATTAGCATACAGTGTCGACACCAGCCCGCCATAACCTGA
- the LOC125058267 gene encoding DNA cross-link repair 1A protein-like isoform X1, giving the protein MNGSDISEYLPSLLNPRSIKKSCNLNLTQNSTLSRTSLSLKRFNVGTKHKENRKKDKENVILKCNITTQSIANKQNLSFSIIEDLNCTKDSTTELSCDDTLYDITNNLHTTAYSKLKNINNNYSKMTTKDIIEVFKCEKGIATDKSKQLKRSAVSDNIEKKKAKLSPPAIEENKILILNTSDRKKLSDVIVQPTNYKLIKEKIKERNKLVAATRNSLKSYGLRNGNNLKQQCINSYFSCRSKVSDVASDKKNGANLTRQKIAHNASHDMSKNLCITATRQDVAQPSKKKNEIVKTPRKLSHRSMSPRMETREDLQPPKLKNERVGSYSPRKVVESIQFNLPTKSRSNKTSTVTKVIPHYKIVAGTHFAVDAFCYGEIANVKHYFLTHFHSDHYSGLKKSFNKMLFCSKITADLCISRLGVPVKCIHIMNVDEPIKIDGVEVTAIDANHCPGAIMLIFTLPSGKSMLHTGDFRASPIMESYPVFWNKDIHTVYLDTTYCNPRYDFPTQDESLEMALYHLRQKKAALETAKKKFSSVLIVCGTYTIGKEKFFLGMARRVGCTVWACPEKDRVLQAVEGRSFSHAPPQSCQLHVVPMRDLTHEKLRSYLDSLQGAFSEIVAFKPSGWENGRNSCVEKDSVTIHGIPYSEHSSFSEMIRFVKFLKPKQVIPTVDITGGIKAVQKYFPCPLIYKEDLQNQSKLTDYISIQCRHQPAIT; this is encoded by the exons ATGAATGGTAGTGATATTAGTGAATATTTGCCATCGCTTCTAAATCCCCGTTCGATAAAGAAATcttgtaatttaaatcttactcag AATTCTACACTAAGTCGCACCTCATTATCACTGAAAAGATTTAATGTTGGAACCAAGCATAAAGAAAACCGAAAGaag GACAAAGAAAATGTGATACttaaatgcaatataacaactCAAAGTAtagcaaataaacaaaatcttagtttttctattataGAAGATTTAAACTGTACTAAAGATTCAACTACAGAATTAAGTTGCGATGACACATTATAtgatataacaaataatttacacaCAACTGCTTATAGTAAACTTAagaatatcaataataattattctaaaatgaCTACAAAAGACATTATTGaagtttttaaatgtgaaaaaGGGATAGCCACAGAcaaatcaaaacaattaaaaagatcAGCAGTTTCTGACAAcatagaaaagaaaaaagcAAAATTGTCACCTCCAGCcatagaagaaaataaaattcttattttgaACACAAGTGATAGAAAAAAACTGTCAGATGTCATAGTTCAGccaacaaattataaattgattaaagAGAAAATTAAAGAGAGAAATAAACTTGTAGCTGCTACGAGGAACTCTCTTAAATCTTATGGACTGAGGAATGGGAATAATCTAAAACAACAGTGTATCAATTCATATTTTAGTTGTCGGTCAAAAGTGTCGGATGTGGCGTCAGATAAAAAGAATGGTGCAAATTTAACAAGGCAGAAAATTGCACATAATGCGTCGCATGACATGAGTAAGAATTTGTGTATCACTGCGACGAGACAAGATGTTGCCCAGCCGAGTAAAAAGAAGAATGAAATTGTCAAGACACCAAGGAAACTTTCACATAGGTCCATGTCTCCTCGAATGGAGACAAGAGAAGATCTCCAACCGCCTAAATTAAAGAATGAGAGGGTTGGGTCCTATTCACCGAGAAAAGTTGTTGAGTCTATACAGTTCAATTTACCAACAAAGTCAAGatcaaataaaacatcaaCTGTCACCAAAGTTATACCACACTATAAAATTGTAGCAG ggACACATTTTGCAGTCGACGCATTTTGTTACGGCGAGATCGCGAATGTGAAACATTATTTCTTAACTCATTTTCATTCTGATCACTATTCGGGGCTAAAAAAAAGCTTTAACAAAATGCTGTTTTGTTCGAAAATTACag CGGATTTATGCATATCACGATTAGGAGTTCCCGTGAAATGTATTCATATAATGAACGTTGATGAGCCAATTAAAATTGATGGGGTCGAAGTTACAGCCATTGATGCGAACCA TTGCCCTGGTGCAATAATGTTAATCTTCACACTGCCTAGTGGCAAAAGCATGCTACACACTGGCGACTTTAGGGCTTCACCGATAATGGAATCCTATCCCGTTTTCTGGAATAAAGATATCCATACTGTATATCTGGATACAAC GTACTGCAACCCTAGATATGATTTCCCTACACAAGATGAAAGTTTGGAAATGGCGTTATACCACCTTCGACAAAAGAAGGCGGCCCTGGAAACGGCCAAGAAGAAGTTCTCGTCTGTCCTTATCGTTTGCGGGACCTATACGATTG GTAAGGAGAAATTCTTTTTGGGAATGGCGCGTCGTGTGGGTTGTACTGTATGGGCTTGTCCAGAGAAGGACCGAGTCCTCCAAGCAGTGGAGGGGCGTAGCTTTAGCCACGCTCCACCGCAATCGTGCCAACTTCATGTAGTTCCTATGAGAGATCTTACGCATgag AAGCTACGGAGCTATTTGGACAGCTTGCAAGGGGCGTTTTCAGAAATAGTCGCGTTTAAGCCAAGCGGTTGGGAGAATGGAAGGAACTCGTGCGTCGAAAAGGACTCTGTTACGATACatg GTATACCATACAGTGAACATTCAAGTTTCTCCGAAATGATTCGCTTTGTTAAGTTTTTGAAACCAAAGCAAGTGATTCCAACTGTCGACATTACTGGCGGCATCAAGGCTGTGCAG AAATACTTTCCGTGCCCCCTGATATACAAGGAAGATTTGCAGAATCAGAGCAAACTGACGGATTACATTAGCATACAGTGTCGACACCAGCCCGCCATAACCTGA
- the LOC125060030 gene encoding N-acetylglucosamine-6-sulfatase-like yields MLSFIFLLLLHTSLCEDRKPNFVIVLTDDQDVTLGGMTPMQNVQRFIANEGTSFANSYVTSPICCPSRASLLSGLHVHNHLTWNNSLHGGCNGRYWRRLEARTFATTLKGAGYNTFYAGKYLNTYGAKEAGGIENVPPGWSDWHGLVGNSVYYNYTISNNGVPTYSTDLYLTDVLRDLGVSYIENQTESQPFLMVLAPPAPHQPFTPAPRHKDIYKNVTVVRHPNFNIPAKDKHWLLSMPPSPLPETIFPELDRVYRSRWESLLSVDEMVADIVETLDNQNLLDNTYLIYTSDNGYHIGQFSQVYDKRQPYESDIKVPLIIRGPTIAKNFTDNQPVLNIDLAPTIIELAGLTPPKSMDGKAIQFNTPKDRERNMLVEYYGEGRDGTVDPDCPWAYDRDQLAQCYPLYDCKCQDSRNNTYACLRHISKRVNMKYCAFADEQNFKEMYNLNSDPYELRNIIDDVLPSIRHWYKLTLTQMLTCKGADNCDNPLENPKHFSIF; encoded by the exons atgttaagttttatttttttattactcctCCACACGTCACTGTGTGAGGATAGAAAACCAAACTTTGTTATAGTTCTAACCGATGATCAAGATGTCACATTGGGAGGAATG ACACCAATGCAGAATGTGCAGAGATTCATAGCAAATGAAGGCACTTCTTTTGCAAACTCA TATGTGACATCACCAATCTGTTGTCCAAGTCGTGCTAGTTTACTCTCTGGTCTACATGTCCACAACCATCTGACTTGGAACAACAGCCTTCATGGTGGCTGCAATGGAAGGTATTGGAGAAGGTTAGAAGCAAGAACATTTGCCACTACCTTGAAAGGTGCTGGctataatactttttatgCTGGGAAGTATTTAAATACT tatGGTGCCAAAGAAGCAGGTGGGATTGAAAATGTACCTCCTGGCTGGAGTGACTGGCATGGACTAGTTGGTAACTCTGTGTACTACAACTATACAATCTCTAATAATGGTGTGCCCACATATTCCACCGACCTGTACCTTACTGATGTTCTT cgTGATTTAGGCGTCAGCTACATAGAGAACCAAACTGAATCGCAACCATTCCTGATGGTGCTAGCTCCGCCGGCGCCACACCAACCATTTACCCCTGCGCCTCGACACAAAGACATTTATAAGAATGTCACTGTTGTTAGACATCCTAACTTTAATATCCCGGCAAAG GATAAACACTGGCTTTTATCCATGCCACCATCTCCTCTACCAGAGACAATATTTCCAGAATTGGACCGAGTATATCGTTCCCGTTGGGAGAGTTTATTGTCTGTGGACGAGATGGTCGCTGATATTGTAGAAACACTGGACAACCAGAATTTGTTGGATAACACATATCTCATTTATACGTCGGATAATGGATATCATATTG GTCAATTCTCACAAGTATACGACAAACGTCAGCCATACGAATCTGACATCAAAGTGCCTCTCATAATACGTGGTCCGACAATAGCTAAAAATTTCACAGACAACCAACCCGTACTAAACATAGATTTGGCTCCAACGATTATAGAGTTGGCGGGTCTCACGCCTCCTAAATCTATGGATGGGAAAGCAATACAGTTTAATACCCCAAAAGATAGAGAAAGAAACATGCTTGTCGAGTATTACGGAGAAGGGAGGGATGGAACTGTGGATCCAGACTGTCCATGGGCGTATGATAGAGATCAATTGGCT CAATGTTACCCTCTGTACGATTGCAAGTGTCAAGACTCGAGAAACAACACGTACGCATGTCTGCGACATATCTCAAAGCGAGTCAATATGAAGTACTGTGCATTTGCTGATGAACAg AATTTCAAAGAAATGTATAACCTAAATTCGGATCCCTACGAACTTAGAAACATCATCGACGATGTGCTGCCCTCTATCCGCCATTGGTACAAACTCACCCTTACACAGATGCTTACATGTAAAGGTGCAGATAATTGCGATAACCCTCTAGAAAATCCCAAACATTTCTCAATATTTTAA
- the LOC125060035 gene encoding trypsin, alkaline C-like — protein MILDCQFIQMLVLTWFYKYANAQSIRVLGGSPTTIQQFPVVAQLLLDPWDKGQYTQHCAGVIITSRHVLSTAHCFQYSSETGYNYSDPQFWRVRVGSSFRSRGGFLHKVKTVVTHEEFDRYYFTNDIAVLVVAKKFYFGDTIKQATIANKGTELMLNSLCTLVGWGVTQVGGQQADQLQLATLFTVDQKECSLRYKSIGSVISDSMICAGRIDIDGIDGCFGDSGGPIFYKGVVAGLVSFGYTCGNRFYPGVYTKVSYYVDWIVNAIRRYK, from the exons atgattttggaCTGTCAATTCATACAGATGCTTGTTTTAACGTGGTTTTATAAATACG CCAACGCCCAAAGCATTCGAGTATTGGGAGGGTCACCGACTACGATACAACAATTTCCTGTAGTTGCACAATTGTTATTAGACCCCTGGGATAAAGGACAGTATACCCAGCATTGCGCAGGAGTCATCATCACCTCTCGACACGTTTTATCCACGGCCCATTGTTTTCAATACAGCAGTGAAACTGGATATaa CTACAGTGATCCCCAATTCTGGCGAGTACGTGTAGGGTCGTCTTTTCGCAGCCGAGGTGGCTTTCTCCACAAGGTGAAGACTGTGGTCACTCATGAAGAATTtgatagatattattttaccaaCGATATAGCCGTTCTCGTGGTcgctaaaaagttttattttggcGACACGATCAAGCAGGCCACGATTGCCAACAAAGGAACTGAGCTTATGCTAAATTCCTTATGTACCTTGGTGGGATGGGGAGTTACACAG gttgGAGGCCAACAAGCAGATCAACTTCAACTAGCAACACTGTTCACAGTGGATCAAAAGGAATGCAGCCTTCGTTATAAAAGTATTGGCTCTGTTATATCAGATTCTATGATATGTGCGGGTCGTATCGATATCGATGGAATAGATGGTTGTTTCGGAGATTCTGGTGGaccaatattttataaggGTGTAGTTGCAGGCTTGGTGTCCTTTGGATATACATGCGGTAATCGGTTTTACCCTGGAGTGTACACCAAAGTATCTTATTACGTTGATTGGATTGTTAATGCTATAAGACGATACAAgtga
- the LOC125062578 gene encoding iron-sulfur cluster co-chaperone protein HscB yields the protein MMYFKKIFASLSTRNLVLLQARNINCWSCGKDTTLVANLFCSNCKTLQKPDNVENYFKLMGVDESYDLDEEDLSKRYKQLQRYLHPDKYANRNEMEQEISAKYSSLVNEAYRTLLEPLPRGIYMLKLRGKQIEENMETDPAFLMEIMEKNEEVENAETEAEIMKLNKEIKLIIQDLQKRLSTAFFDGDMKNVMKLLGQMKYYSSIYNQIQNSIRNKGIIR from the exons atgatgtatttcaaaaaaatatttgcaagtTTATCAACaagaaatttagttttattacaagCTCGGAACATAAACTGTTGGTCATGCGGTAAAGATACAACTTTAGTTGCGAACTTATTTTGTTCAAATTGCAAAACCCTTCAAAAGCCAGACAATGTGGAAAATTACTTTAAGTTGATGGGGGTTGATGAATCCTATGACCTAGATGAGGAGGACCTATCAAAGAGATATAAACAACTTCAAAGATATTTGCATCCAGACAAATATGCAAACag AAATGAAATGGAGCAAGAAATATCAGCAAAATATTCGTCTTTAGTCAATGAGGCCTATAGAACTCTATTGGAACCCTTACCTAGAG gtatttatatgttaaagcTTAGAGGAAAACAAATTGAAGAAAATATGGAGACAGATCCTGCCTTCTTAATGGAAATAATGGAGAAAAATGAAGAAGTTGAAAATGCAGAAACAGAAGCTGAAATCATGAaacttaataaagaaataaaattgatcATTCAAGATCTTCAAAAGAGGTTGTCAACTGCATTTTTCGATGGTGACATGAAAaatgttatgaaattattaggacagatgaaatattattctagcatatacaatcaaattcaaaactctATACGGAATAAAGGAATTATAAGATAA
- the LOC125062394 gene encoding transcription initiation protein SPT3 homolog, protein MVSYFTLDATGEVTNFQKEISNMMHGCGDNPNPNAATVVLVESIVLQQLRSMLQEALNHSIMRGAKSISNFDIIYLMRKNPVKLKRLHDYQIKLEYIEKNSQAQATVSISTAPILASVEDDKDITVKKKRTHIEFIKELDEVDEVSQIKFDVIDYLRKVRASKLTEAMSFEKYEAYHKARCSSFRGGYGTNKGFIKLEKWVNPNKELKINLQALEILCFLAYETVAEIVDAVFLIRQDSKKKSGDPFSKFEGGYFCNPLSLNNSVYIKSGYEGVQAITVAEVREVLRRYFTPKIGMNGLFYRNMSNDLPIRYISI, encoded by the coding sequence ATGGTGTCTTACTTCACTTTAGATGCCACTGGTGAAGTGACAAATTTTCAGAaggaaatttcaaatatgatGCACGGTTGTGGTGATAATCCAAATCCAAATGCTGCTACAGTGGTTCTAGTAGAGAGTATTGTTTTACAACAATTGCGTTCCATGCTCCAAGAAGCATTAAATCATTCCATTATGCGAGGAGCTAAATCTATATCAAACTTTgatataatatacttaatgaGGAAGAATCCTGTGAAGTTAAAGAGGTTGCATGATTATCAAATAAAGTtagaatatatagaaaaaaatagtcAAGCCCAAGCTACTGTTAGCATATCTACAGCACCTATTTTAGCAAGTGTAGAAGATGATAAAGATATAACTGTTAAAAAGAAACGCACCCATATTGAATTTATCAAGGAACTTGATGAAGTCGATGAAGTGAGTCAAATAAAGTTTGATGTTATAGATTATTTGCGTAAAGTAAGGGCATCAAAGCTAACGGAAGCCATGTCCTTTGAAAAATATGAGGCTTACCATAAAGCACGGTGTAGTTCCTTCCGTGGTGGTTATGGTACAAataaaggttttataaaacttgAAAAATGGGTTAACCCcaataaagaattaaaaataaaccttcAAGCATTGGAAATACTTTGCTTCTTAGCTTATGAGACAGTAGCCGAAATAGTTGATGCTGTTTTTCTAATTAGGCAAGATAGCAAAAAGAAATCAGGTGATCCATTTAGTAAGTTTGAAGGTGGTTATTTCTGTAATCCCCTCAGTCTTAATAATTCGGTATACATTAAGTCAGGCTATGAAGGAGTCCAAGCAATTACAGTTGCAGAAGTTAGAGAAGTTTTAAGGAGGTACTTCACACCAAAAATTGGAATGAATGGattgttttatagaaatatgaGCAATGATTTGCCAATAagatatatttctatttaa